Genomic window (Chlamydiales bacterium STE3):
TTGGCTCTGAATATGCCAGCTTTTTTGCGACCTTGGGGACTGATGTCACGATTATTGATAAAAAAGATCATATTTTACCTCATCTAGATTCAGAAATTGCCACTGTTTTGCAGACAGCATTAACAGAACAAGGTCTCAGATTTAAAGGCAACAAAGAACCTGTAGAGATTAAAAGGGTAGGGGATAGAGCTTGTGTAACATTTAAAGATGGCACGCAACTTGATGCGGATGTTTTACTCTATGCTCTTGGTCGTTCCTCTGCTGTTGACTCTCTACATATCGAAAATGCGGGGCTGGCTTTAAATGAAAAGGGCTATATACCGGTCAATCCTCTATTCCAGACAATAGTTCCCCACATTTACGCTGCTGGCGATGTCATTGGAGGGCCATCTCTAGCATCAACGAGTATGGAGCAAGGACGGTTAGCTGCGAGACATGCATGTGGTTATGAAACGCATTATTTCCCCTCTCTTTACCCTATAGGGATTTACACCATTCCAGAGATATCAAGCTGCGGATATACGGAAGAGGATCTAAAAAAAATGGGCTTTAATTATGAAATCGGAAGAGCCTACTATTATGAAATTGCTCGAAGCCATATAACGGGAAGTAATATCGGGATGTTTAAAATCCTCTTCCACGCAGAAACTTTAAATATTTTAGGTGTTCATATTATTGGACGTGCAGCGACAGAAGTTATCCATATCGGACAAATAGCGATTTCGTTTAACGCTAAAATTGATTATTTTATCGATCAAATCTTCAATTATCCTACCTATGCAGAAGGTTATAGAATCGCCGCTCTTAATGGGGTTAACAAGCTTAAGCATTATAGATAAAAGGGGAGCAGAGTCTGCTAAGAAAAATTTTTTAGCAGACCCAAATGCTTTTAGACCAATCTGTAGGAAGGTTTTTGTCCCTTATAAGCTAGTTCTACTTTGCACTCATTCGGGATTTCCCCTTTTAAAATGCCATCAGAGAGCATATTGAGGATAGTTTGTTGAATTAGACGTTTAAGCGGCCTTGCGCCAAATCCCGGATCATAACCTTCTTCTGCAAGATATTTTAGAAGCTCTTTTGTCCAAGTTAAAGTAATACTGCGTGTTTTTAACAGATGCTGTACACGTTGCAGCTGAATGTCGACAATTTTCTCCATATCCTCCCTTCTTAGGGGTAAGAAAGGGAGAATATCATCCAATCGATTGAGAAATTCCGGTCTAAAATGCGTTTTAAGGATAGGGTCTAAGATTTCCATGATCACATCTTTTGAAAGGTGTGTCTTCCCATGAGCGATTTTTTCTAAAATCTGAGAAGAACCTAAATTAGATGTCATGATAAAGAGAGCATTCTTACAGTTTACGGTTCGCCCTTTACTATCTGTCACTCTTCCATCATCAAAAATTTGCAGGAGGATATTAAACACATCGTGGTGGGCTTTCTCCACTTCATCCAAGAGAACGACAGCATAGGGTCGGCGCCGCAGCGCTTCTGTGAGCTGTCCTCCTTCCTCATAACCTACATAGCCTGGAGGAGACCCAATTAAGCGGGAAACGCTGTGTTTTTCCATGTATTCGGACATGTCTAAGCGCACCAGTGCCTCTTCTTGATTGAAAATCTGTTCTGCTAGCGCTTTAGCAAGTTCTGTTTTTCCAACCCCTGTTGGACCTAAAAAAAGAAAGGCTCCCACGGGCCTTCCTGGATCACTAAGGCCAGATCGTGAGCGGCGTATGGCTTCGCAAACAGCTTGGACGGCCATTTCTTGTCCGACAACCCTTTTTTCGAGTTCTTTCTCAAGATGCAGAAGACGTTCAGCCTCTCCCTCGAGCATTTTATGCACAGGGATTCCTGTCCATTTGGAAACGACATGTGCGATCAAATTATCATCTACTTCCTCACGTAAAAGGCGATCCGATTTTTTATTCAGCTCGGCTTCTGCTTCCTCAATCTCCTTTTGTAATTTGGGAAGTTCGCTATAGCGTAGCTCTGCGACCTTGTTGTAATCAGAACGTCTTTCGGCATCTTCCTCTTGAAAACGCACCTGTTCTAAGCGATTTTTCTTTTCCTTGATTTCTTCAATGAGCTTTTTTTCTTGATCCCACTGTTGTTTTAAGATGTTTAGTTCTTCTTTAATCTCAGCGATCTTGCTTTCCAGTTTTTCCGCTTCCGCTCTTGAACTTACGCTATCTTCCCGCTTTAAGGCCTCTTGCTCGACAATAATTCCAGCCAGTTCTCTTTCTTTTTGGTCGATGGGCAATGGCCGGCTCCCTAATTGCATGCGAATTAGACTAGCTGCTTCGTCAATTAGATCGATCGCTTTATCAGGCAGCTGCCTATCTGTGATGTAACGGTTTGAAAGAAAGACGGCAGCATGGATGGCAGATTCTGTGATTCTAACGCCATGAAAAATTTCGTAGCGTTCCCTTAGCCCTCTCAAGATAGCAATAGAGTCTTCAATGCTTGGTTCTTTAATCAATACGGGTTGAAAACGTCTTTCTAACGCAGCATCTTTTTCGATGTGCTTTTGGTATTCATTTAATGTTGTGGCGCCGATGCAGTGCAGTGTGCCTCTTGCTAAAGCAGGTTTTAGTAAATTCGCAGCATCCATTGCTCCTTCAGTGGCGCCAGCACCAATAAGAGTGTGGACTTCGTCGATAAACAGGATAATTTTCCCTTCATTTTTTTCGATCTCTGTCAAAATACCTTTTAATCTTTCTTCAAACTCTCCTCGGTACTTCGTTCCTGCAATGAGGCTTCCCATGTCAAGAGTCAATAACTGCTTTTCACGTAACGTATCCGGAACATCCTTTTGGACAATGCGCTGCGCTAATCCTTCGGCGATAGCCGTTTTCCCCACGCCAGGCTCTCCAATCAACATCGGATTATTTTTCGTGCGTCTACTCAACACTTGCATTGTACGTTGAATTTCTTCGTCCCTGCCAATGACAGGGTCCAGCTTGCCCGCTTTGGCTAATTGAGTCAGGTTTTTCGTGAATTTTTCTAGAGCTTGTAGTCCAGCTTCTGCATTAGGAGAATCCATATGCCGATCACCTCTTATGCGTTTAATTTGATCTTCTAAAACTTGATCGCTAATAGCGGTTTGCTTTTTCCATGAAGCAATTGGATCCCCTCCATTTCTCCAATAAGAGAGGAGAAAATGATCTGAGCTGGTGTAAGTGTCGTTCCACTTTCTGGCAATACTTTCTGCATCGGCAATGCGGCTTGCTAAGGATCTCGATGCTGAAGGGGGTTCTTGCCCTGATCCACTATAAGTTGGTAGGTGTCTAAGATTTTGTTCTAGGTCCGATTGTAGCTTCTCGACATTCACACGAAGATTGCTAAGGACAGAGATAAAGTAGCCCTGTGGGTCTGAGAGAAATGCAAGAAGTAAATGATTTTCTGTCACCTCAGTATTTTTACGATCTTGAGCATTTCGAAAAGCTTCTTGAATTGCGTTTTGGACGGATTCTGTGAAATTCTGAGCCATAAAAAAAACCTCCATTTGCTACTTAAAAGATTAGCAAATTTTGGTCTTTCCTTTAATCATCTTCTTCATTCAATCAATAAATAAGTTTAGGCGACTTAATTTTAAAGGCTTAGGAATCATTGACGAAAATGTTGTTGGTTTTCCATGTGCTCTTCGAAATTGGAGCGATAGGGGTTAATGTCTAAGCCCCCTCTCCGGGTATATCTAGCATAAACTGTGAGATGTTCAGGCTGGCAAATGTGCATAATCTCTTGAAACATTTGTTCCACGCAGTGTTCTGCGAAGCCGATATGACCACGATAGGAAATGATGTATTTCAGCAAACCTTCATGTTCTATCTTCTTGCCTTTGTAGCGGATAAGGAGTGATCCCCAGTCCGGTTGGCCTGTAGCCATACAGTTAGACTTTAACAAGTTGCTGTAAAGGGTTTCTTGCACAACTTCTTCAGTAGTTGAAAGAAATTGAGCATCGACCTGATAAACATCTGTTGCAATATCTAAGTTGTCAAGACAAGTGCCTGCAAACTGAGTTAATATCTGCCCTACTCTGCTTTCTAAAGAGTAGAGTTTTACCTGCACTTCAGCCTGTGCTGTATCCGATAAATCTTTTTTGAGAGTTTCGAGAACTTCATTATGGCTGGAATAATGGGATTGGTTGAAGGAGTTGAGATAGAGTTTGAAAGACTTAGATTCAATAATAAATGGAGAGGAGCAAGGAAAGATAAATTCCGCCAAAGCAATCTCAGGCTTACCCTTTTTATTAAGCCAGGAGAGTTCAAATCCATTCCAAATATCTTTGCCGCCATAAGCATAAGGTTGTTGAATGCCTGTTTTTTCCCTCGCTAGCGCTCTTGGAATAGGGAAGAGAAGTTCTGGGGAGTAAGTTTCGACATAGTCTGTTTTTTTTCCTAAGGGCATTTCTTTATGCATAGTTCCTCGTAAGAAGTAGCTTTTGAAAGAGGATAATTGGATTTCATTTAATTTAAAAATAAAAACGTTTCAAGGGGAGCGTAGAGCAATTTCTTTTTTTAAATCTTCTAATCCTTTGGGAGCTCTTCCAATTGGTTCTAGCGATTTCTCCAAGCATTTTAAATGGCGTTTAGCTTGTGGGTAGTTTAATCTTAGCATGTTGAGTACCGTCAAGTAATACTCAGCTTTCGGATCATCTTGGACAAGTTGATGAAATTCTTCCAAAGCGCCAAGGGCTTCTCCATAACGATGAAGTTGTAGCCAGGTAATAGCTAGATGAAAGTAGCCAGAGGAAAAAGAAGGCCACTGCCTAAGGATTTCTTCAATTTCCTCACGTTTTTTAACAACGGATTCTCTTTTTTCATCTACTGGTAAAAAGATTTTTTTAATGCCTTCGATATCAATTTTTTTGTCTAAATAGTCCTCAACAATACCCCTATGTCCGAAGAGTTTACTTTCCGGCATTTTAGCGGTTTCTCGCAACATTGAATCACCTTCTTCATTCCGATTAAGAAAGAGCAAGCTAAAAGCGGTTAGCTCGTTTAAAAGTGCATCCTCACTTAGATAAAGTGCTGCTTTTTGGTAGCGAGATAAAGCTTTGGCATAGTCCTCTTTTTGTAGGTGGACGGAAGCTTCGTTGAAATAGGTGAGTCCAATCACCTCTTTCACGTTTCTTTGTTGCAAATAGGCGGTGTCCATTCCTAGGTATTCCTCACAGTCAATATGAACACCTCTAGCAGTCGTTTCAATATTGATGATTTGCTTGTCGTCTCTATAGCGAACGTAAATGTGACCTGGAGGAGTAATCATTTCTAAAGGAAGTTCTAGCCGCTGAGCAAGGCAGATATAGAGAACAGACACTCCCAGGCAAACACCACGTCGTGAATCCAACACGGAGGGAAGGAAGGTGTAAAGGTCAATGTCTTTTACATATAAAGAATGAGGGGGAAAGCGAAAACCCATCTCTTCAAAGACAAAGCGGTTGATTTCTCGAATTTTTGCTTCTGGGCTGTCTTGTAGAGAAATTCTTGTTAATATTTGCAATGCCATTAAGTCGATCATAGCTTCGTAACTTAGAATTTCTTCCCATGAAATATCGGGATAATCAGCCATTTGAGCTAACATTAAGCCTCTTGCCAAATCAATTTCATTCGGAGGAAGTTGCCTAACCTCTAATTCGCTTTTTGCTAAATGTCCTGCCAATTTTCTATTTGGTAGATAAGAAGCTGCTTTGCTAATAAGAACGAGTTCTGAAGGTTTTAAGAGGGAAATCCTCTCTTGGTGCCCTTTAGAGATTAGACCAATCAACCCTTGAACAAAATCAGGGGAAAGTTGGGGGACATGCGCAACATTGGGCTCATCATCTTTCGAAATGAGTTGCCAAGCATAGTTTAGAGATTGCTTGCCCTCATCACTCTCTGGATAAAGCTCATAAAAAGCAAGATGCTGGGGGATAGAATTTGGATCTAAGCTATTGAATAAAACGCGCAGATTGGCGGGAGAGACGGTCGCTGCCATAAAAATAAGGGCAGCAATTAGCAAAATTTTCTTCATGTGATCAGCTTTCTCATTGTCTGCTTAAATTCTTCGTGTTGGATGATATCTTCTAAATAGGGTTTATAGCGATATGTCCAGTTACGATCAGAGATTATACCAGGAATGTTAATTCTTTCATCAGAAGGATTTGGCCAGCTAAATTCTGGAAATAAAGCTAAATATTCTTGAAGGAGGTTAATGTGGAAAAGGCTGTTCGAGAGATGGCTTTCTTTCAAAATAGCTTCGTGGTGTTCCCGAGAGAGAATAGGGGAGTATTCCCACTTCATGAATTTTGCAAAATCTTTAGCATCTTTAGGACTATTTTTCCACCATAAGTTAAGAGGCTCTGAGTCATGCGTAGAAACAGTCGTCATACTCGTTTTTTCGTAATCCTTTGGATTAATGAAGCAATCGTTTTTACCCCAATATCTTTCCCATCTCATAACTTTTGTTCCCGGAATGCCTAACTTTCTCATGGAAGCCCGTATTTCTTCCGATAAAACACCGAGATCCTCTCCAATAGGGAGCATGGCGGGAGCACTTTTGATCATCATTTTTAAAAGCATCTCTCCTTGTGGAAGCCAGTCTTTAAGATCCTTAGGAATAAACTCTCCTTCAATAGCTGGCTTTCCTCTCTTTACGGCCCAAATGCGATAAAAACCAACAATATGGTCAATGCGATAGATATGGTACAGGCGGGAGGCGACAGACATTCTCTCTTTCCACCAGCGAAATCCATCCTTTTCATGTTCTTTATAGTTATACAAAGGGAATCCCCAGTTTTGCCCTTCTTCATTATAAAAATCTGGCGGCGCGCCTGCTGCATGGGTAAGGTCAAAAAGATGCGTTTCGTACCAAACATCTGCACTATCTGGGCTGATTAAAATGGGGATATCACCCTTTAGCAAGATATTGTTTTGCACGGCGCATTTGCGCACCTCTTCCATTTGAGAAAAGCAGAGATACTGCAGGAAAAGATGAAAATGCACATTTCTAAAGTCATGTTTGTTATTATCGATTTTAGGCCAGTCTTGCCAGCTGCTCCAACAATAGTGTGTTTTGAAGTATTTGAAGAGGCTATAAGCAAGTAGCCAGGGATTTTCTTTTAGGAAATTTTGATACCTATCAGTTGAATAGGCGGTATCGAATTCGTTGTCGAAATAATAGCGGAGAAAAGATTCTTTTCTATTTAAGACGCTTAGGTAATCGACGCGTTGTGTGTCATTGAGTTCCTGGAATTCTCCGAGTCTTGAGAGAAGTTCAGGATAGCATTCCAAATTAGGCAATGCATAAAGGCTGATATAAATAGGATGTAGGGCTTTTGCTGAAAGGGCATTGTAGGGACTTAGATCGAGCCCTGTATCGTTAATAGGGAGGAGTTGAATGACATCAAATCCAATTTCTGAACACCATGAAATAAGAGGGAGTAAATCAAGATATTCACCAATTCCCGAACTTAAGCGTGTTCTTAAGGAAGATAAAGGGGTGTCGATGCCATGATGGTTTTTTATTTGTACAGATTGCCAATTGGCTCCACAAATGGTCTCTAAAAGGGGTATGTTTGCCATAGATGGCATACTAGCATACACTCCTTTTAACAAGAATAGATGTAAAAATTTATTTTAATCCAAACATGCCACTTCCTCGAGAACTGAGCGTTCCGTAGCGGCTAGGAATGTCATTTTTGGAAATAGCTCCGATCCAGGACTTTGCTTTTTCCACAAATGGAGTGAGAGCTGAAGCAATCTTTTCACCCGTTAAGTTTTTTACTGGAAAGCTAAGAGTGAGAATCAGATGATCAGTACGCTGGCTGTACGCAAAGTCTCCGAACCTCGGTTGGGGCATGCCATTTGAAATGAGGGCTTCGCGAAAAACATTCTCTCGGTAGCGACCCCTAGCAACTTCTCCAAGGTCACACCCAAGGAGAAGGAAGGCTTCTGATCGATCTAGTTCTATTTGAACAGATGGACCATTAGGAAACTTTATCAGACAGGAATTATTTTTGTCAGGTTGCAAGTAGGGAATTCTCATTACTTTGCCTAATTCCTGTAACAGAGAACCGAAAGCATCAGTGACCATAATTTACCTACCTTGAGCTATTGTTTGTTTGCGGCTGTTCATTATCTATCTCATTTTCTTCTAATTCTTCTAACTCATCTTCTAAAGCTTCCAGTGCATCTAAAACAGCGAGATAAAGTTCATCACGATGTTGAAAAGTTTTGAGAATTTTTTCTACAGCCACTTCTCGGACCGCATCTCTAAATTGGTTAAGTGCAATAATTTTTCCTATTACAGTATTTTCCAGCCCTAGGCGAAAAGATCTTTGCAGAACTTTATCGGCTGAAGGATACCTTTCTGCGGCTAAAGACATAAACTCTTTTGTCATCGATTCAAAGGAGAGGTTTTGAGGAAAATCCAACTCGTTATTTTCAAAAAGGGTTTGCATAGCAGGCATTCGCCCTTTGAAGTAGCGATAAACGCCAAGGATTGCCTGTAAGGAACGCGTTTCCGTAAAAAGGCGATGAAGTTGGCCTCGATCAATAGACGGTCCTTTTGCTTTCATGTCTGCTCCAAGGGAGTGAAGCAGAAAGTCGATGACTTTTTTTAAGTCTTTATAGGTGTATTTTTGTGAAAGTTCTTCATATAAAACGGTTGAGTCTCTGGGATTTCCGGTAATGTCGCGATACATATCCCGCATGGAAGTAGGGGTGCCTAAACCCCTTTCCGAGGCTTGTCTCGCTTGCAGGTTGATATTGCGCCCTGCTGCAATTTCCCTGCCTCTTTCCTCGTTAAGCTCTTGCTTGACTTCTAAAAGCTTACGAGCAAGTTCTCCATCCGAGGTTTCGATCAAGTATTCTAAAGCCTCATCGGCTAAAGAAACGTCGGAGTAAAACTCGAGAAGTTTTTGGAGAATCTCTTCTTTCGTGTCTGTAGGTTTGATGGATTCTCTTAAAAGAACTAAGACATTGGCTTTAAGTTCAGGATTCCGTCGTTGGAATTGATCAGCCATATCTTTAAGTAGTTGGAGGGGAAGAAGCCTTTCTTCCTTACCTTTTGACTCCAACATTTTTTGAATACGCGATTTCTGCGCTTTAATGGGTTTTTCTTTTTTTAAAGCGCGCGCCATGGGGTTGACAGTTTCTTGCTGCTGGTTTTTGAACGCGTCAATTGAAGACTGCTGTTCTGCTTGAAGCTCCTGCTCTTTGTCTTTCCCAACACTCATCATGCCCGCAATGATTTCATTGGAGGGGCTATTGCCGATATTAAGATCCGCCATCTTTTAGACCTCACCTAACATTTAAGAACTTAGCTAGCAAGCCAAGATTCTAGTTTTTTTTAAGAAATTTGAATCCTCCCCAATGGTTGGATCCTTATTTCAGGTACAATTTCTTGATAAGAAACAATTGAAATATCTGTAAATTCCATCTCAATTAATTTACGGACAAATCTCCTCACGTCAATGGCTGTCAAAATGACGGGAGGTTGTCCTCCAGGGGGCGGTGGAGCAACTGTTGTTCTCACTCCCTGAAGAATAAGTTGAACGGAGTCAGGATCTAGTGCCAAATAAGATCCCGCCGAAGTCTGTTTAATGGCGCCTCGCACCATGTCTTCAATCTCAGGATCTAGGATATAGACGGATAAAACGGATTGTCCAAGGGAGTATTTGTAACTGATGTAACGCTTAAGCGACGATCTAACATACTCTGTTAATAAGACTGTGTCTTTTTCTGTCTGTGCCCACTCACTTAAGGATTCAAGAATTGTACGCAAGTCCTTGATAGAAACTTGTTCTTGAATAAGGCGTTTAAAAATGTCCGTCATTTTCTGTAAGGGAATAAGGCGCGTCACTTCTTTGATTAGATCGGGGAAAGACTTTTCAACAAATTCAAGCATTGATTTGACTTCTTGGATCCCTACAAATTCATTAGCATAGTGTCTGAAGAAGTAAGATAGATGTAAAATGATAACCTCAAGTGAGCTCCAGTACTTGATTCCAGCTTTTTCGAGAAGTTCCTTATTTTTAGACTCTACCCACATTGAGGGTAGGCCAAGAGAATTTTTGTAAGTCGTAAAAGGAAGATTGTAACGCCTTAGGTTTTCCTCGGATTCGTTTGTTAATACAAAGCCTTCCAAAATTTTTCCGCGAACGATAGGGACTTCATTCAAGTGGACCGAATATTCATCTTTTTCAAGGATCGGCGAATCCGTTCGTACGTGGACTCCCGGAAAACGCACGCCTAAGTCAGCATAAAGAGCTTGTCTCATCCTTGGAATCATCTGATCAATAAAACCTTGTCCTCGTGGAGCTTTTTGAATTTCTTGGCTTATACCTGTTCCGCATTCAAGCACGACAGGTAGCGTTAAAGCATAGCTATCAATACCTCCACCGCTGATGACTTTGTGTCCCTTTACACCTGTATCAATTGATGATTCCCCACCGGCTGGTGCTATTGTTCCCGCCGCGGCTCCTCCACTCCGCTCCATTCTTTGCTCTGCGGTTGTCCACAGGGCGTAACCGATTAATCCAAGAGCTGAAGATATAATCATAAAAGGAGCTGTTGGGAATCCTGGAAGCAGGCCCATGCCCATTAGGAATGCAGCGGCAATGAGTAGAGCTTTTGGCTGTTTTAGTAATTGGCCCGAAATCTCACTACCTAGATTAGTATCGCCTTTTTCTGATGACACGCGTGTTGTCACAATCCCGGCTGCAATCGAAATCAATAAAGCAGGAATCTGAGAGACTAAGCCGTCACCAATGGATAATAAGGCGTAGATTTGGGCGGAGTCCATCGCTGTCATTCCATTCATCGTCATTCCAATGGCAATCCCACCGGCAACGTTGATTAATGTAATTACAATTCCAGCGATTGCATCCCCCTTAACAAACTTCATCGCACCATCCATGGCGCCGTACAGCTGACTTTCTTTTTGAATCATCAAGCGCTTCTCTCGAGCTTGATTAGAATCAATCATCCCTGCCCTTAAGTCAGCATCAATACTCATTTGCTTACCTGGCATCGCATCTAGCGTAAAACGAGCTGCTACTTCTGCAACCCGTTCGGAACCTTTTGTAATCACGATGAACTGCACAAGGGTGATGATTAAGAAAATTACGCCACCGACGATGAAGTTTCCTCCCACAACGAAGTTACCGAACTGAAAAATAATGTCTCCTGCATTGGCCTGAAGAAGA
Coding sequences:
- a CDS encoding Low calcium response locus protein D (Product derived from UniProtKB/Swiss-Prot:A1JU76;Gene name derived from UniProtKB/Swiss-Prot:A1JU76), encoding MIKFLKKILDGITVRLGGERSLENISRSSDVALAVLIIAILAMIIIPLNPHVIDYLIALNLSISVALLMVALYIPSAIHLSIFPSLLLITTLYRLGLNIASTRQILLQANAGDIIFQFGNFVVGGNFIVGGVIFLIITLVQFIVITKGSERVAEVAARFTLDAMPGKQMSIDADLRAGMIDSNQAREKRLMIQKESQLYGAMDGAMKFVKGDAIAGIVITLINVAGGIAIGMTMNGMTAMDSAQIYALLSIGDGLVSQIPALLISIAAGIVTTRVSSEKGDTNLGSEISGQLLKQPKALLIAAAFLMGMGLLPGFPTAPFMIISSALGLIGYALWTTAEQRMERSGGAAAGTIAPAGGESSIDTGVKGHKVISGGGIDSYALTLPVVLECGTGISQEIQKAPRGQGFIDQMIPRMRQALYADLGVRFPGVHVRTDSPILEKDEYSVHLNEVPIVRGKILEGFVLTNESEENLRRYNLPFTTYKNSLGLPSMWVESKNKELLEKAGIKYWSSLEVIILHLSYFFRHYANEFVGIQEVKSMLEFVEKSFPDLIKEVTRLIPLQKMTDIFKRLIQEQVSIKDLRTILESLSEWAQTEKDTVLLTEYVRSSLKRYISYKYSLGQSVLSVYILDPEIEDMVRGAIKQTSAGSYLALDPDSVQLILQGVRTTVAPPPPGGQPPVILTAIDVRRFVRKLIEMEFTDISIVSYQEIVPEIRIQPLGRIQIS